In a single window of the Rhinoraja longicauda isolate Sanriku21f chromosome 10, sRhiLon1.1, whole genome shotgun sequence genome:
- the LOC144597387 gene encoding thioredoxin-related transmembrane protein 1-like has protein sequence MRIAHSGKMAASAGAGVCGRGGFVLMVLLLWTTTPSWAERSLVKVITDHNWREMLQGEWMVEFYAPWCPACQQLQAEWNEFAEWSDDLDVNVAKVDVTEQPGLSGRFIITALPTIYHCRDGEFRKYHGPRMKNDFIDFIDGKKWETIEPMYSWLQPSSFLMTSMSALFQLSMWIRHCHNYFTEDIGIPVWGSYTIFALMTLVSGLVLGLILVFVADYVLPSRRYKHQPYCSERKTPGSKLLPSKDGHLQDEANEDDQCSDERKSSSKRLEKTLVNDDGDHLQDTLRKRTLEYTSRTDDS, from the exons ATGCGCATTGCGCATTCCGGCAAGATGGCGGCGTCGGCGGGAGCCGGGGTTTGCGGGCGGGGGGGGTTTGTGCTGATGGTGCTGTTGCTGTGGACGACAACGCCATCGTGGGCGGAACGAAGTTTGGTCAAAGTTATCACGGATCACAACTGGAGGGAGATGCTGCAGGGCGAGTGGATGGTGGAGTT TTATGCCCCCTGGTGTCCAGCCTGTCAGCAACTTCAGGCAGAGTGGAATGAGTTTGCAGAGTGGAGTGATGATCTGGATGTTAATGTTGCCAAAGTGGACGTGACGGAGCAGCCAG GTCTGAGTGGTCGATTTATTATTACAGCTCTTCCCACTATATACCA TTGTAGGGATGGAGAGTTTAGAAAGTATCATGGTCCTAGAATGAAGAACGACTTTATTGACTTCATCGATGGAAAGAAGTGGGAAACCATTGAACCGATGTATTCATGGTTACAACCATCCTCCTTTTT AATGACCAGCATGTCAGCACTATTCCAGCTGTCTATGTGGATCCGT CACTGTCATAATTACTTCACTGAAGATATTGGCATACCTGTTTGGGGATCATACACCATTTTTGCTTTGATGACTCTGGTTTCTGGTCTGGTACTTGGATTG ATTCTGGTCTTTGTGGCAGACTATGTACTACCATCACGACGATACAAACATCAGCCTTATTGCTCTGAAA GGAAAACGCCAGGAAGCAAGCTGTTGCCGTCGAAAGATGGACATTTGCAAGATGAGGCTAATGAAGACGATCAATGTTCTGATGAAAGGAAGAGCAGCAGTAAAAGATTGGAGAAGACTCTGGTGAACGATGATGGGGATCATTTACAGGACACCTTAAGAAAACGTACCTTGGAATACACCAGCAGAACTGATGATTCCTGA